A single window of Mycolicibacterium madagascariense DNA harbors:
- the moaA gene encoding GTP 3',8-cyclase MoaA, translated as MTLTSLGVPSIRTPTPDPADAPTAGPLLDTFGRAATDLRVSLTDRCNLRCTYCMPAEGLDWLPADDLLRPDELARLITIAVTRLGITNVRFTGGEPLVSRTLEGAIAVATALRPRPETSITTNGIGLARRAAGLKAAGLDRVNVSLDTVDADRFARITRRHRLGDVLEGLAAAHAVGLTPVKVNAVLDPESGLDDAVSLLRFCLDHGYQLRIIEQMPLDAGHRWRRDQTLDADRILDALRRHFDLQPDTAERGSAPAQLWRVDGGPGVVGVIASVSHAFCGACDRTRLTADGQVRSCLFSREETDLRLLMRRGADDDAVEAAWRAAMWAKPAGHGINDPGFVQPVRPMSAIGG; from the coding sequence GTGACGCTGACGTCCCTCGGCGTCCCCTCGATCCGGACGCCGACACCCGATCCCGCCGACGCTCCCACCGCCGGGCCACTGCTGGACACCTTTGGCCGGGCCGCCACCGACCTGCGGGTCTCGCTGACCGATCGCTGCAATCTGCGTTGCACGTACTGCATGCCCGCCGAGGGGCTGGACTGGCTGCCCGCCGACGACCTGCTGCGACCCGACGAACTCGCCAGGCTGATCACGATCGCGGTGACCCGGCTGGGCATCACGAACGTCCGCTTCACCGGCGGCGAGCCCCTGGTGTCGAGGACGTTGGAGGGCGCCATCGCGGTGGCCACCGCGCTGCGTCCGCGGCCGGAGACCTCGATCACCACCAACGGCATCGGACTCGCCCGCCGCGCCGCGGGCCTGAAGGCCGCGGGCCTGGACCGGGTCAACGTCTCGCTGGACACCGTGGACGCCGACCGCTTCGCCCGCATCACCCGTCGCCACCGCCTGGGCGACGTCCTGGAGGGGCTGGCCGCCGCGCACGCCGTCGGCCTGACCCCGGTCAAGGTGAATGCCGTCCTGGACCCGGAGAGCGGTCTCGACGACGCCGTGTCGCTGCTGCGCTTCTGCCTGGACCACGGCTATCAGCTGCGCATCATCGAGCAGATGCCGCTGGACGCCGGCCACCGGTGGCGTCGCGACCAGACGCTCGACGCGGACCGCATCCTCGACGCCCTGCGCCGCCACTTCGACCTGCAGCCCGACACCGCGGAACGAGGGTCGGCACCCGCGCAGCTGTGGCGGGTCGACGGCGGACCCGGCGTCGTGGGCGTCATCGCCTCGGTGTCCCATGCGTTCTGCGGTGCCTGCGACCGCACGCGGCTCACCGCCGACGGCCAGGTGCGCAGCTGCCTGTTCTCCCGTGAGGAGACCGATCTGCGGCTGCTGATGCGCCGTGGGGCCGACGACGACGCCGTCGAGGCCGCGTGGCGCGCCGCGATGTGGGCCAAGCCCGCCGGGCACGGCATCAACGATCCGGGTTTCGTGCAGCCGGTACGGCCCATGAGCGCCATCGGCGGCTGA
- a CDS encoding DUF2530 domain-containing protein, with protein MDPTTPTPSADPPVAPPLPEVLLRPWPVIYVIASGWLVAAVLAFAVPALHDWRPVSVAGLGVGVVGTSIFLWQRSAVRRGARGAQRGLQ; from the coding sequence ATGGACCCGACGACACCGACACCGTCTGCCGATCCACCGGTCGCCCCGCCGCTGCCGGAAGTCCTCCTGCGGCCGTGGCCCGTCATCTACGTCATCGCGTCGGGTTGGCTCGTCGCCGCGGTGTTGGCCTTCGCGGTGCCGGCGCTGCACGATTGGCGACCGGTGTCGGTGGCCGGACTCGGCGTCGGAGTGGTCGGCACGTCGATCTTCCTGTGGCAGCGCAGTGCCGTCCGCCGGGGTGCGCGAGGAGCGCAACGGGGGCTGCAGTGA
- a CDS encoding molybdenum cofactor biosynthesis protein MoaE, with the protein MSAIVVRAELTDYAIALAEHEALVAHRAAGAVVGFVGAVRDHDGGRSVTRLEYSAHPSAPQTLAEVAAEIAATATGVRSIAVSHRIGTLGIGDAALVAAVAADHRRAAFETCASLVDLVKARLPVWKHQIFADGSDEWVGSA; encoded by the coding sequence GTGAGCGCGATCGTCGTCCGCGCCGAACTCACCGACTACGCGATCGCGCTGGCCGAACACGAAGCGCTGGTGGCACACCGCGCCGCGGGCGCCGTCGTCGGCTTCGTCGGCGCGGTCCGCGACCACGACGGCGGGCGGTCCGTCACGCGACTCGAATACTCCGCGCACCCGAGCGCACCGCAGACGCTGGCCGAGGTGGCGGCCGAGATCGCAGCGACCGCGACCGGGGTGCGGTCCATCGCGGTCAGTCACCGCATCGGCACGCTGGGCATCGGTGACGCGGCACTGGTCGCGGCGGTCGCCGCCGACCACCGCCGGGCAGCCTTCGAGACGTGCGCCTCGCTGGTCGACCTCGTCAAGGCGCGGCTACCGGTCTGGAAGCACCAGATCTTCGCCGACGGTTCCGACGAGTGGGTGGGCTCGGCCTAG
- a CDS encoding DUF2771 domain-containing protein, with protein sequence MKRVIGSLLAVAVVAALATGALIWRLTRDPAPKHPEISAYSHGQLVRVGPYRYCDVFKITTCDVPETVGQLSVTSRDPVQLSVPPAIARAPWVLIRAYEGNGDSAVDEFRPGARIAVTIPTVDPRRGRLTGIAVQLPTLVRDEAGNEFPWPHAEWSVATVWS encoded by the coding sequence GTGAAGCGCGTGATCGGGTCGCTGCTCGCGGTGGCCGTCGTCGCCGCGCTGGCCACCGGTGCGCTGATCTGGCGACTGACCCGCGATCCCGCCCCCAAGCACCCCGAGATCAGTGCCTACTCCCACGGTCAGCTGGTGCGGGTGGGCCCCTACCGCTACTGCGACGTCTTCAAGATCACGACCTGCGACGTACCGGAGACCGTCGGGCAATTGAGCGTGACGTCGCGAGATCCCGTGCAGCTGTCGGTTCCTCCCGCCATCGCGCGGGCGCCCTGGGTGCTGATCCGTGCGTACGAGGGCAACGGCGATTCCGCCGTCGACGAGTTTCGCCCCGGCGCCAGGATCGCCGTCACGATTCCGACCGTCGATCCGCGCCGGGGGCGCCTGACGGGTATCGCCGTGCAGCTGCCCACGCTGGTGCGCGACGAGGCGGGCAATGAGTTCCCGTGGCCGCACGCCGAGTGGTCGGTGGCGACCGTCTGGTCCTAG
- a CDS encoding Rv0880 family HTH-type transcriptional regulator: MTDPEARLASDLSLAVLRLARQLRFRRPDSPVSLSQLSALSTLDKDGPMTPGALAIRERVRPPSMTRVIASLAELGFVDRCAHPDDGRQVLVSVSPQGHELMEVERRASQEWLQQRLAQLAPAERKTLLAAADLMFAIVDEGT; this comes from the coding sequence GTGACGGACCCGGAGGCGCGGCTGGCGAGCGATCTTTCCCTGGCCGTGTTGCGGTTGGCGCGGCAGCTGCGGTTCCGGCGGCCGGACTCGCCGGTGTCGTTGTCTCAGCTGTCGGCACTCTCGACGTTGGACAAGGACGGCCCGATGACGCCGGGCGCGTTGGCAATCCGCGAACGCGTGCGGCCGCCGTCGATGACCCGGGTCATCGCTTCCCTCGCGGAGTTGGGCTTCGTCGACCGCTGTGCGCATCCCGACGACGGACGTCAGGTGCTGGTGTCGGTGTCACCCCAGGGGCACGAGTTGATGGAGGTCGAGCGCCGCGCCAGCCAGGAATGGTTGCAGCAGCGGCTGGCCCAACTCGCCCCGGCCGAACGCAAGACACTGCTCGCGGCCGCCGACCTGATGTTCGCCATCGTGGACGAAGGAACGTGA
- a CDS encoding TrmH family RNA methyltransferase, which yields MSQVIDVDDPGDPRLDDFRDLNSIDRRPDLPSGKGLVIAEGVLVVQRMLASRFEPRAFLGTDRRLGELGADLDGSDAPFYRASAEVMADVIGFHLNRGVLAAAPRPPELSLPQVLDGARTVAVLEGVNDHENLGSVFRNAAGLGVDGVVFGVGCADPLYRRAVRVSMGHALLVPYAWSADWPVDLDVLRDNGFRVLAMTPNPAAQTLAAAMKALVDERVAILVGAEGPGLTERTMRASDARVRIPMSRGTDSLNVATAAAMAFYERVRVAT from the coding sequence CTGAGCCAGGTCATCGACGTCGACGATCCCGGTGACCCTCGGCTCGACGACTTTCGCGATCTCAACAGCATCGACCGCAGGCCGGATCTGCCCAGCGGCAAGGGTCTGGTCATCGCCGAGGGCGTGCTGGTGGTGCAGCGGATGCTGGCGTCGCGGTTCGAGCCGAGGGCGTTCCTCGGCACGGATCGCCGGCTCGGCGAGCTGGGCGCCGATCTCGACGGGTCCGACGCGCCCTTCTATCGGGCGAGTGCGGAGGTGATGGCGGACGTGATCGGCTTTCACCTCAACCGCGGAGTGCTGGCAGCGGCGCCCCGGCCGCCGGAGCTGTCGCTGCCGCAGGTCCTCGACGGTGCACGCACGGTTGCGGTGCTCGAAGGCGTGAACGATCACGAGAACCTCGGCTCGGTGTTCCGCAATGCAGCGGGCCTGGGTGTCGACGGCGTGGTGTTCGGGGTCGGCTGCGCCGATCCGCTCTATCGGCGCGCCGTGCGGGTGTCGATGGGGCACGCATTGCTGGTGCCCTACGCCTGGTCGGCAGACTGGCCGGTAGATCTCGACGTGTTGCGGGACAACGGTTTTCGAGTCCTGGCGATGACGCCGAACCCGGCGGCGCAGACGCTCGCCGCGGCGATGAAAGCCCTCGTCGACGAGCGGGTGGCCATCCTGGTCGGTGCCGAGGGGCCGGGTCTGACGGAGCGGACGATGCGGGCCAGCGACGCGCGGGTGAGGATCCCGATGTCGCGCGGTACGGATTCGCTGAACGTCGCCACCGCCGCGGCGATGGCGTTCTATGAGCGGGTTAGGGTGGCGACGTGA
- a CDS encoding MoaD/ThiS family protein: MTNEVTVRYFAAARAAAGLESETVHVQPDTTIGDLVTTLGARGPRLAVVLARCSFLCDGVAVRDLRTALGTRATVDVLPPFAGG; encoded by the coding sequence GTGACGAACGAGGTCACCGTGCGGTACTTCGCCGCGGCACGGGCGGCGGCAGGCCTGGAGTCCGAGACGGTGCACGTGCAGCCGGACACGACGATCGGCGATCTCGTGACCACGCTCGGCGCGCGGGGCCCGCGGCTGGCCGTCGTCCTCGCTCGGTGTTCGTTCCTCTGCGACGGCGTCGCCGTCCGGGACCTTCGAACGGCGCTGGGAACGCGCGCGACCGTCGATGTGTTACCGCCATTCGCGGGCGGATAG
- a CDS encoding MFS transporter: MANYPSNPSGQSRPGSANRWLPPIEERPGATGRGEYRTSFDGVGQKTRAGRGREVGSKMYGLFQKAATADGADKSGLTALTYPVMANFAADAAMAVALANTLFFAAASGESKSKVALYLVITIAPFAVIAPLIGPALDRVQHGRRVALATSFAGRTALALLLIANFDSNTGSYPPWILYPCALGMMVLSKSFSVLRSAMTPRVLPPSIDLVRVNSRLTMFGLLGGTILGGAVAAGVEYLFGLLHLPGALYVIVAVTVIGAALSMRIPKWVEVTEGEVPTTLTYHGPTEHFRRPSGPSLTHKTRQPLGRNIITSLWGNCTIKVMVGFLFLYPAFVAKSHDASGWEQLRILGLIGAAAGVGNFIGNFTAARMQLGNPSRLVVRAATAVTVMALATAVSGNLYVAALATLITSGASAVAKASLDASLQDDLPEESRASAFGRSESLLQLAWVAGGAMGVLIYTDLWVGFTGITAVLILGLAQTLVSNSGDSLIPGFGGNRPVFAQQESRGTASAVLE, from the coding sequence ATGGCGAACTATCCGAGCAACCCGTCCGGGCAGTCGCGGCCCGGGAGCGCCAACCGCTGGTTGCCCCCGATCGAGGAGAGGCCCGGCGCCACCGGGCGCGGCGAATACCGGACGTCGTTCGACGGCGTCGGCCAGAAGACGCGCGCCGGCCGCGGTCGCGAAGTCGGCTCGAAGATGTACGGCCTCTTCCAGAAGGCGGCCACGGCCGACGGCGCCGACAAGTCGGGCTTGACCGCGCTGACCTATCCCGTGATGGCCAACTTCGCGGCGGACGCAGCGATGGCCGTCGCCCTGGCCAACACGCTGTTCTTCGCCGCGGCGTCCGGGGAGAGCAAGAGCAAGGTCGCGCTGTACCTCGTCATCACCATCGCACCGTTCGCCGTCATCGCCCCGCTGATCGGTCCGGCCCTCGACCGCGTGCAGCACGGCCGCCGCGTTGCGCTGGCCACCTCGTTCGCCGGCCGCACCGCGCTCGCACTCCTGCTCATCGCGAACTTCGACTCGAACACCGGCAGCTACCCGCCCTGGATCCTCTACCCGTGCGCCCTCGGAATGATGGTGCTCTCCAAGTCCTTCAGCGTGCTGCGCAGCGCCATGACCCCCCGCGTGCTGCCACCGTCGATCGACCTCGTCCGCGTGAACTCCCGCCTCACCATGTTCGGACTGCTGGGCGGCACGATCCTGGGCGGTGCCGTCGCCGCAGGCGTCGAGTACCTCTTCGGCCTGCTGCATCTGCCGGGCGCGCTCTACGTCATCGTCGCGGTGACGGTGATCGGCGCGGCGCTGTCGATGCGCATCCCGAAGTGGGTGGAGGTCACCGAGGGTGAGGTGCCCACGACGCTGACCTATCACGGGCCGACCGAGCACTTCCGCCGCCCGTCCGGTCCGTCGCTCACGCACAAGACCCGACAACCGTTGGGGCGCAACATCATTACCTCGCTGTGGGGCAACTGCACCATCAAGGTCATGGTCGGCTTCCTGTTCCTCTATCCGGCGTTCGTCGCCAAGTCGCACGACGCCAGCGGCTGGGAACAGCTGCGCATCCTCGGCCTGATCGGTGCCGCCGCCGGGGTCGGCAACTTCATCGGCAACTTCACCGCCGCCCGAATGCAGCTCGGGAACCCGTCGCGCCTCGTCGTGCGCGCCGCCACCGCCGTCACCGTGATGGCCCTGGCCACCGCCGTCTCGGGCAACCTGTACGTGGCCGCGCTGGCCACGTTGATCACCTCGGGTGCGAGCGCCGTCGCGAAGGCATCGTTGGACGCCTCGCTGCAGGACGACCTGCCCGAGGAGTCACGCGCCTCGGCATTCGGGCGCTCGGAGTCGCTGCTGCAGCTGGCCTGGGTCGCCGGGGGCGCGATGGGTGTGCTCATCTACACCGATCTGTGGGTGGGCTTCACCGGGATCACCGCGGTGCTGATCCTCGGGTTGGCCCAGACGTTGGTCAGCAATAGCGGCGACTCGCTGATCCCCGGGTTCGGCGGCAACCGGCCGGTGTTCGCGCAACAGGAGAGCCGCGGTACGGCGTCGGCGGTGCTCGAGTGA
- a CDS encoding cold-shock protein, whose translation MPTGKVKWYSAEKGFGFVSQEEGEDVYVGSSALPAGVQELKAGQKVEFGIAAGRRGPQALSLKVIEPPPSVLRTRREASAPEHKHTPDELHGMVEDMITLLEGSVQPELRKGRYPDRKTARRISEVVKAVAQELDA comes from the coding sequence GTGCCGACCGGCAAGGTGAAGTGGTACAGCGCCGAGAAGGGCTTCGGCTTCGTGTCCCAGGAGGAGGGTGAGGACGTCTACGTGGGGTCCTCGGCGCTCCCCGCCGGAGTCCAGGAGCTCAAGGCCGGTCAGAAGGTCGAGTTCGGCATCGCCGCGGGCCGCCGCGGACCGCAGGCGCTCAGTCTCAAGGTCATCGAACCCCCGCCCAGCGTCCTACGGACTCGCCGCGAGGCCTCCGCACCCGAGCACAAGCACACCCCCGACGAACTGCACGGCATGGTCGAGGACATGATCACGCTGCTCGAGGGTTCGGTGCAGCCCGAGTTGCGCAAGGGCCGCTACCCCGACCGCAAGACCGCTCGCCGCATCTCCGAGGTCGTCAAGGCGGTCGCGCAGGAGCTCGACGCCTGA
- a CDS encoding YccF domain-containing protein: MRLILNVVWLIFGGLWLALGYFLAGILCFVLIVTIPFGFAAFRIGVYALWPFGYTVVDKPGARPGALVGNVIWVVLFGIWLAIGHVLSAIAMAVTIIGIPLALANLKLIPVSLFPMGKEIVPTTQGALA; the protein is encoded by the coding sequence ATGCGCCTGATCCTGAACGTCGTCTGGTTGATCTTCGGTGGCCTGTGGCTGGCGCTGGGGTACTTCCTGGCCGGCATCCTGTGCTTCGTCCTGATCGTCACGATCCCGTTCGGTTTCGCGGCGTTCCGCATCGGCGTGTATGCGCTGTGGCCGTTCGGGTACACCGTGGTCGACAAGCCGGGCGCTCGCCCCGGCGCATTGGTGGGAAACGTGATCTGGGTGGTGTTGTTCGGCATCTGGCTGGCGATCGGCCACGTGTTGAGCGCGATCGCGATGGCCGTCACGATCATCGGCATCCCCCTGGCGCTGGCGAACCTGAAGCTCATTCCGGTGTCGCTGTTCCCCATGGGCAAGGAGATCGTGCCGACCACCCAGGGCGCCCTCGCGTGA
- a CDS encoding glutathione S-transferase family protein has product MAYVAPEGEFNRDTQYIETRITADGRDGYPVEPGRYRLVVARACPWANRAIIVRRLLGLEDVLSIGYCGPTHDERSWTFDLDPGGVDPVLKIPRLQDAYFTRFPDYPKGITVPAIVDVPTGAVVTNDFAQMTLDFSLEWAEYHRPGAPQLYPEPLRAEIDDVAKRIYTEVNNGVYRCGFAGSQSAYDAAYDRLFTALDWLSERLAAQRFLVGDTITEADVRLFTTLVRFDPVYHGHFKCNRQKLAEMPVLWAYARDLFQTPGFGDTVDFGQIKQHYYLVHTDINPTHVVPKGPDLSNWHTPHGRESLGGRPFGEGTPPGPVVD; this is encoded by the coding sequence GTGGCATACGTAGCGCCCGAGGGCGAGTTCAACCGCGATACCCAGTACATCGAGACCCGCATCACGGCCGATGGCCGCGACGGCTACCCCGTGGAACCCGGTCGGTACCGACTGGTGGTGGCACGCGCCTGCCCGTGGGCCAACCGCGCGATCATCGTGCGGCGGCTCCTCGGCCTCGAAGACGTTCTCTCCATTGGGTATTGCGGCCCGACCCACGACGAGCGCAGCTGGACGTTCGATCTGGACCCCGGCGGCGTGGACCCCGTGCTGAAGATCCCGCGGCTGCAGGACGCCTACTTCACGCGATTCCCCGACTACCCGAAGGGCATCACGGTCCCCGCGATCGTCGACGTCCCGACGGGTGCGGTCGTCACCAATGACTTCGCGCAGATGACGCTGGACTTCTCCCTCGAGTGGGCCGAATACCACCGGCCCGGCGCGCCACAGCTGTACCCCGAGCCGCTGCGGGCCGAGATCGACGACGTCGCCAAGCGCATCTACACCGAGGTGAACAACGGCGTGTACCGCTGCGGGTTCGCCGGCTCCCAGTCGGCCTACGACGCGGCCTACGACCGACTCTTCACCGCGCTGGACTGGCTGTCGGAAAGGCTTGCCGCCCAGCGGTTCCTGGTGGGTGACACCATCACCGAGGCCGACGTGCGTCTGTTCACCACTCTGGTGCGATTCGATCCGGTCTACCACGGTCACTTCAAGTGCAATCGGCAGAAGCTCGCCGAGATGCCCGTGCTGTGGGCCTACGCACGGGACCTCTTCCAAACGCCCGGGTTCGGCGACACCGTGGACTTCGGGCAGATCAAACAGCACTACTACCTCGTGCACACCGACATCAACCCGACGCACGTCGTCCCCAAGGGGCCCGACCTCTCGAACTGGCACACCCCGCACGGCCGAGAAAGCTTGGGCGGCAGGCCGTTCGGTGAGGGCACCCCACCCGGTCCGGTCGTCGACTAG
- a CDS encoding DUF3027 domain-containing protein, protein MVRQAVLGVMDSMIERTEQGSEELTAVLMGAVDAARTAILEFEGGAADRVVGEYLGGALEDPFAVTHRFLATIPGYQGWQWAVVVAAHPGADHATISEVVLVPGPTALLAPQWVPWQDRVQPGDLSPGDLLATPADDPRLVPGYLSTGDDDLDELAAEVGFGKRQVLSQWGRIEAAERWYDGDYGPGAAMARATRKVCRDCAYYLELAGSLGTLFGVCANEMSADGHVVAGEYGCGAHSDTPQPATIGSPQFDPFDDGVLDLTEMPREPEGEAVEAAGEPAEPAAEAEEPGAEAAEPAAETAEPAAETAEPAAETAEPAAETAEPAAETAEPAAEADPEPAAEADPEPTAEAVEPAAEADPEPVVET, encoded by the coding sequence ATGGTGCGTCAGGCAGTATTGGGAGTGATGGACAGCATGATCGAGCGCACTGAGCAGGGCTCCGAGGAACTGACTGCGGTGCTGATGGGTGCGGTCGACGCTGCGCGGACCGCAATCCTGGAATTCGAAGGCGGCGCCGCCGACCGCGTCGTCGGCGAATACCTCGGCGGAGCGCTCGAAGACCCGTTCGCCGTGACGCATCGGTTCCTGGCCACCATCCCCGGCTATCAGGGGTGGCAGTGGGCGGTCGTCGTGGCCGCGCACCCCGGCGCCGACCACGCCACGATCAGCGAGGTAGTCCTGGTGCCAGGGCCCACCGCACTCCTTGCGCCGCAATGGGTTCCGTGGCAGGACCGCGTGCAGCCCGGCGATCTGAGCCCGGGTGACCTGCTCGCCACCCCGGCCGACGACCCGCGGCTGGTGCCGGGATACCTGTCCACCGGTGACGACGATCTGGACGAACTCGCCGCCGAGGTGGGGTTCGGCAAACGGCAGGTGCTGAGCCAGTGGGGTCGCATCGAAGCGGCCGAACGGTGGTACGACGGCGACTACGGGCCCGGCGCGGCGATGGCGAGGGCCACCCGCAAGGTGTGCCGCGATTGCGCCTACTACCTGGAGTTGGCCGGTTCGCTGGGCACGCTGTTCGGCGTCTGCGCCAACGAGATGTCCGCCGACGGGCACGTCGTCGCCGGAGAGTACGGCTGCGGCGCGCACTCGGACACCCCGCAGCCCGCCACCATCGGATCCCCGCAGTTCGATCCGTTCGACGACGGCGTCCTCGACCTGACCGAGATGCCCCGGGAGCCCGAGGGTGAGGCGGTGGAGGCTGCGGGCGAGCCTGCTGAACCTGCGGCCGAGGCTGAGGAGCCTGGGGCCGAAGCTGCTGAGCCTGCCGCCGAGACTGCTGAACCTGCGGCTGAGACTGCTGAACCTGCGGCTGAGACTGCTGAACCTGCGGCTGAGACTGCTGAACCTGCCGCTGAGACTGCTGAACCTGCGGCCGAGGCCGACCCGGAGCCCGCCGCCGAGGCCGACCCAGAGCCCACGGCCGAGGCCGTCGAACCCGCCGCCGAGGCCGACCCGGAACCCGTCGTCGAGACCTAG
- a CDS encoding transglycosylase family protein: MSGRHRKTTTSAKSVAKIAFTGAVLGSGSLALAGHAAAATDSEWDRVAGCESGGNWAINTGNGYQGGLQFSPGTWSSHGGGEFAPAANLATKDEQIAVAERVLAGQGRGAWPVCGHGLSGATPRNVVKDDVAPLDNPALGGDVPPPPADAPGDPAPPADALDAPQPPPPADGPIAPPPPADAVNVGFDAPQPPPPPADPAPPAPAPDAAAPLDAPAPPAPDAPAPQDAPPAPAPDAAAPLDAPVAPAPDAPAPADAPAPPAPPVVEAANWDGAPQGPAPANQPQQWALHVAPLPLDTPPPAAPIPAPDAAAPAPAAPAPDPMAPLNAINVPAPAYDAANQLISGEIPTPPPNGIPHLASPDALPPGSTMDPTAASGDSPNVSYLKNLWQAVQNHDISGKEALMMGLAQRGLDTPYPTQDPGPNVPVSPGAPAPADPALPAPAPAS, encoded by the coding sequence ATGAGTGGACGGCATCGCAAGACCACTACATCGGCCAAGAGCGTCGCGAAGATCGCCTTCACCGGCGCTGTGCTCGGTAGTGGCAGCCTCGCCCTCGCCGGACACGCCGCCGCGGCGACCGACAGCGAATGGGATCGAGTCGCCGGCTGTGAATCCGGCGGTAACTGGGCCATCAACACCGGCAACGGATACCAGGGTGGCCTGCAGTTCTCCCCCGGAACCTGGTCGTCACACGGAGGCGGAGAGTTCGCGCCCGCCGCGAATCTCGCGACCAAGGACGAGCAGATCGCCGTCGCCGAGCGCGTGCTGGCCGGCCAGGGCCGCGGCGCCTGGCCCGTCTGCGGCCACGGTCTCTCCGGTGCCACTCCCCGCAACGTCGTCAAGGACGACGTCGCGCCCCTGGACAACCCCGCCCTCGGCGGCGACGTACCGCCGCCGCCCGCGGACGCCCCTGGCGATCCCGCACCCCCGGCCGACGCGCTGGACGCTCCTCAGCCTCCGCCGCCCGCCGACGGTCCGATCGCACCGCCTCCGCCCGCCGACGCGGTCAACGTGGGCTTCGACGCCCCGCAGCCGCCTCCGCCGCCCGCGGATCCTGCCCCGCCCGCTCCCGCACCGGACGCCGCAGCACCCCTGGACGCCCCGGCCCCTCCCGCACCGGACGCGCCAGCCCCCCAGGACGCCCCGCCCGCTCCCGCGCCGGACGCCGCAGCACCGCTGGACGCCCCCGTCGCTCCCGCGCCGGACGCCCCCGCTCCCGCCGACGCCCCCGCGCCGCCGGCCCCGCCGGTCGTCGAGGCCGCCAACTGGGACGGCGCCCCGCAGGGTCCGGCCCCGGCCAACCAGCCCCAGCAGTGGGCGTTGCACGTCGCGCCGCTCCCCCTCGACACCCCGCCTCCCGCGGCTCCCATCCCCGCGCCCGACGCTGCCGCGCCGGCACCCGCCGCACCCGCACCCGACCCGATGGCGCCGCTCAACGCGATCAACGTGCCGGCACCCGCCTACGACGCTGCCAACCAGCTCATCTCGGGCGAGATCCCCACGCCGCCGCCGAACGGCATCCCGCACCTCGCGAGCCCGGACGCACTCCCGCCGGGCTCGACGATGGACCCGACGGCCGCCAGTGGTGACAGCCCGAACGTCAGCTACCTGAAGAACCTGTGGCAGGCCGTCCAGAACCACGACATCAGTGGCAAGGAAGCCCTCATGATGGGGTTGGCGCAGCGCGGTCTGGACACTCCGTACCCGACGCAGGATCCGGGTCCGAACGTGCCGGTCTCCCCGGGTGCTCCGGCCCCCGCCGACCCTGCGCTCCCCGCGCCGGCGCCCGCGTCCTAG